The following proteins are encoded in a genomic region of Brachypodium distachyon strain Bd21 chromosome 1, Brachypodium_distachyon_v3.0, whole genome shotgun sequence:
- the LOC100827835 gene encoding MLO-like protein 13, whose product MEDASLEHTPTWVVAAVCLSIVSVSLAAERLLHYLGKALKHKQQKTLYSALQRLKEELMLLGFISFLLSLSQGLIVHICIPETYTLLMLPCKKVNHKVPEEGGVHCKKKGDVPLLSLEALHQLHIFIFVLGFVHVVFCATTILLGGAKIRKWKHWETGIHREIRPKMAALQQRELAGNTTPLHIVLHREQGEFVSERTKGFWRQLAVISWIIAFLKQFHDSVSKSDYEALRSAFVLIHYPSRLDFDFHKYMIRALEHDFKRVVGISWYLWLFVILFLLLNINGWHTYFWLAFLPLFLLLVVGAKLQHIITRLAQEAAASLADETNQIPNIKPSKDHFWFGKPSIVLHLIHFILFQNAFEIGFFFWVLVTYGFDSCIMEQKAYAISRLVIGLIIQVVCSYITLPLYAIVTHMSGDIKLQALGSGLHESVTNWASGARNKGRSDMGLRNSLTWKRTGPNPNPVPGGGSGTEVPVARAPNERFGSSRNMLAPASGPDMDEIVSVVDIDGVSSRR is encoded by the exons ATGGAGGACGCGTCGCTCGAGCACACGCCCACCTgggtcgtcgccgccgtctgccTCAGCATCGTCTCCGTCTCGCTCGCCGCCGAGCGCCTCCTTCACTACCTCGGCAAG GCACTAAAACATAAGCAGCAGAAAACACTGTATTCAGCTCTACAGAGACTAAAAGAAG AGTTAATGCTTCTTGGATTTATCTCCTTTCTCCTGAGTCTCTCTCAGGGTTTAATTGTTCATATTTGCATACCGGAAACCTACACACTTCTCATGCTTCCATGCAAGAAAGTGAATCACAAGGTTCCAGAAGAAGGTGGCGTACATTGCAAGAAAAAG GGTGATGTTCCCTTGCTTTCGCTAGAGGCATTGCACCAGCTGCACATCTTCATATTTGTACTTGGCTTCGTCCATGTTGTTTTCTGCGCTACAACAATATTGCTTGGTGGAGCAAAG ATAAGAAAATGGAAGCATTGGGAGACAGGAATTCACCGAGAAATACGTCCAAAAA TGGCTGCACTACAACAAAGAGAACTTGCAGGAAATACTACACCATTGCATATTGTGCTACATCGTGAACAGGGTGAATTTGTCAGCGAGCGAACAAAGGGATTTTGGAGGCAGCTGGCTGTCATAAGCTGGATT ATTGCATTCTTAAAGCAGTTTCATGATTCTGTGAGTAAATCAGATTATGAAGCGCTTAGATCAGCATTTGTCTTG ATACACTACCCAAGTCGTCTGGACTTTGATTTTCACAAGTACATGATACGTGCCCTTGAACACGATTTTAAGAGGGTTGTTGGTATCAG TTGGTACCTGTGGCTGTTTGTcatccttttccttttgctcAATATAAATG GATGGCACACATACTTTTGGTTAGCTTTCTTGCCTCTGTTT CTTCTGCTTGTTGTTGGCGCAAAACTACAGCACATTATTACTCGGTTAGCTCAAGAGGCAGCAGCATCGTTAGCAGATGAGACAAACCAAATCCCCAATATAAAGCCTTCCAAGGATCATTTCTGGTTTGGCAAACCTTCAATTGTGCTTCATTTGATCCATTTCATCCTATTCCAGAACGCCTTCGAGATTGGTTTTTTCTTCTGGGTCTTG GTAACATATGGGTTTGACTCGTGTATTATGGAACAGAAGGCTTATGCCATTTCCAGACTTGTTATCGG TTTGATCATCCAAGTGGTGTGCAGCTACATCACCCTGCCATTATACGCCATCGTCACTCAT ATGAGCGGAGACATCAAGCTGCAAGCGCTCGGGTCGGGCCTTCACGAGTCCGTCACGAACTGGGCCTCGGGCGCCCGGAACAAAGGCCGTTCCGACATGGGCCTCCGGAACTCGCTCACCTGGAAGAGGACCGGCCCCAACCCCAACCccgtccccggcggcggcagcggcaccgaGGTCCCAGTGGCCAGGGCGCCCAACGAGCGCTTCGGTAGCTCGCGCAACATGCTGGCGCCGGCGTCCGGCCCTGACATGGACGAGATCGTGTCCGTGGTCGACATCGACGGTGTCAGCAGCCGGAGGTGA